A genomic window from Chitinophaga pollutisoli includes:
- a CDS encoding RagB/SusD family nutrient uptake outer membrane protein, whose product MKFNIRIWIVAAVLLASFPSCKKYLDVVPDNVATVDYAFRNRNEAENYLFTCYATMQKSIFYAWSDPAFTTGGELLHPFPVENNRDMGFRMLRSGNNVLSVELDFWSGNNAGVNLYQAIRRCNIFLENVDKPVDLTANERARWTAEAKFLKAYYHYWLVRMYGPVAVIRKNLPVNASIDEVRVKREHVDTVFNYVVQLLDEAAAGLPRIITSEASELGRVTRSAALSVKAEALAWQASPLFNGNPDYLNFSSKENKPLFSTTADPHKWVLAAEACKQAIEEAESVGRKLYPFVPPANLTGLSDSTIHLLAFQGAVTHLFNDEVIWGANPVNADWQYICIPKMAVESQTNDVIWGSLSAPLAIAEMFYTNNGVPINEDKTWDYGNRYVPRASDEAHRYYIRNGYQTAGLNMNREVRFYASLGFDGSNWFGNGTLDDDNQQYIQGKMKQISGAAMIVKTNSTGYWPKKLVPYQSEFLARSLPVPFAVPRIRLAALYLLYAEALNETGNRTEALTWINKVRERAQLKTVEEAWSMYSNNPGKFNSKEGLRQIIHQERRIELAFESQSGWDLRRWKEMKDYLAKPMQGWSVYEETVAGYYQPRTIIMPVYNTREYLWPISDADLTINPNLVQTPLW is encoded by the coding sequence ATGAAATTCAACATACGTATTTGGATAGTGGCGGCAGTGCTGCTGGCAAGCTTCCCGTCTTGCAAGAAATACCTGGACGTGGTGCCCGACAACGTAGCGACGGTCGATTACGCTTTCCGTAACCGCAACGAAGCGGAGAATTACCTGTTCACCTGCTACGCCACGATGCAGAAGTCCATCTTCTACGCCTGGTCCGACCCTGCATTCACCACGGGCGGGGAGCTGCTGCACCCTTTCCCGGTAGAAAATAACAGGGACATGGGTTTCCGGATGCTGCGGAGCGGCAATAACGTGCTGTCGGTGGAGCTGGACTTCTGGAGCGGCAATAACGCCGGCGTGAATCTTTACCAGGCCATCCGCCGCTGTAATATTTTCCTCGAGAATGTGGATAAACCGGTGGATCTGACCGCCAACGAAAGGGCGCGCTGGACTGCCGAAGCGAAGTTCCTCAAAGCCTACTATCACTATTGGCTGGTGCGCATGTACGGGCCGGTGGCGGTGATCCGGAAGAATTTGCCGGTGAACGCGTCGATCGACGAAGTGCGCGTGAAGCGCGAGCATGTGGATACCGTGTTTAATTATGTAGTGCAGTTGCTGGATGAGGCCGCCGCCGGATTGCCGCGCATCATTACTTCGGAGGCGAGCGAGCTGGGCAGGGTGACGCGGTCCGCGGCGCTGAGCGTGAAAGCGGAAGCGCTCGCCTGGCAGGCAAGCCCGTTATTCAACGGCAACCCCGACTACCTCAATTTCAGCTCGAAGGAAAACAAACCGCTGTTCTCCACCACGGCCGATCCCCATAAATGGGTGTTGGCCGCGGAAGCGTGCAAACAGGCGATCGAAGAAGCGGAGTCGGTAGGGCGGAAGCTCTATCCCTTCGTGCCGCCGGCTAACCTCACCGGCCTGAGCGACTCCACTATCCACCTGCTGGCTTTCCAGGGCGCGGTTACGCACCTGTTCAACGACGAAGTGATCTGGGGCGCCAATCCGGTGAATGCCGACTGGCAGTATATCTGCATCCCCAAAATGGCGGTGGAATCTCAGACCAACGACGTGATATGGGGGAGCCTGTCGGCGCCCCTGGCCATCGCTGAGATGTTCTACACCAACAACGGCGTGCCCATCAACGAAGATAAAACCTGGGATTACGGCAACCGGTATGTACCGCGCGCCAGTGATGAAGCGCACCGTTATTACATCCGAAACGGCTACCAGACGGCCGGCCTTAACATGAACCGGGAAGTCCGCTTTTACGCCAGCCTCGGTTTCGACGGCAGCAACTGGTTCGGTAACGGCACGCTCGACGACGATAACCAGCAATACATCCAGGGCAAAATGAAGCAGATCAGCGGCGCCGCCATGATCGTTAAAACGAACAGTACCGGTTACTGGCCCAAGAAGTTGGTGCCGTACCAGAGCGAGTTCCTGGCGCGCAGCCTGCCCGTGCCCTTCGCCGTGCCGCGCATCCGCCTGGCCGCGTTGTACCTGTTGTACGCCGAAGCGCTGAACGAAACCGGCAACCGCACCGAAGCGCTGACATGGATCAATAAAGTGCGCGAAAGGGCGCAGCTCAAAACGGTGGAAGAAGCCTGGAGCATGTATTCCAATAATCCCGGGAAGTTCAACAGCAAAGAAGGATTGCGCCAGATCATCCACCAGGAAAGAAGGATTGAGCTGGCCTTTGAAAGCCAGAGCGGCTGGGATCTGCGCCGCTGGAAGGAAATGAAGGATTACCTGGCTAAGCCCATGCAGGGATGGAGCGTGTATGAAGAAACAGTGGCGGGATATTACCAGCCCCGCACGATCATCATGCCGGTATACAATACCCGGGAATACCTGTGGCCGATCAGCGACGCGGATCTGACCATCAATCCCAATCTCGTGCAAACGCCTTTATGGTAA
- a CDS encoding histidine kinase, producing the protein MRKNETALGFNDRWFVLLGIPLMGFLTPIMYLGVTFTREPRYSWLIFAFSTAITAIFWLGNRWIIIRMRKKFPHLSQAPKRIFLTCLLMFVYTFSVSNFNGFTPPLWSKIQLPYPDLNVLGIINTLIIAGIYEVIWYQAQLRLSMQGQEDLRNESLQAQIRALKSQVDPHFLFNNLNTLSSVVHSDPDKAEHFIQQLSKLYRHMLEVQDTTLVTVKEELGLLDAYVYLLKTRFGDNLRVTIEVPEAYHERKIIPFALQIVVENAMKHNVVSAAKPLNVKIEVVQDKIVVTNNLQRKLHAVPSTGKGLENIKSRVRLIREAEEVESVVTADHFIVLLPIFPAS; encoded by the coding sequence ATGCGCAAAAACGAAACGGCGCTCGGATTCAACGATAGATGGTTTGTGCTGCTGGGCATCCCACTCATGGGGTTCCTAACGCCCATCATGTACCTCGGCGTGACATTCACCCGGGAACCGCGGTACAGCTGGCTCATCTTTGCCTTTTCAACGGCCATCACGGCCATCTTCTGGCTGGGCAACCGGTGGATCATCATCCGGATGCGGAAGAAATTTCCCCATCTCAGCCAGGCGCCCAAGCGGATCTTCCTGACCTGCCTGCTGATGTTCGTATATACTTTTTCCGTATCGAACTTCAACGGTTTTACACCGCCGCTGTGGTCGAAAATACAATTGCCGTACCCCGACCTCAACGTGCTGGGTATCATCAATACGCTCATCATCGCGGGTATTTACGAAGTGATCTGGTACCAGGCGCAGCTGCGGCTGTCGATGCAGGGGCAGGAAGACCTGCGGAACGAAAGCCTGCAGGCGCAGATCAGGGCGCTGAAAAGCCAGGTTGACCCGCATTTTCTTTTCAATAACCTCAATACGCTCAGCTCCGTTGTGCATAGCGATCCGGACAAAGCGGAGCACTTCATCCAGCAGCTGTCGAAACTCTACCGGCATATGCTCGAAGTGCAGGACACGACGCTGGTAACGGTAAAGGAAGAACTCGGATTGCTCGATGCATACGTTTACCTGCTTAAAACGCGCTTCGGCGACAACCTTAGGGTAACGATCGAAGTGCCCGAAGCGTACCACGAGCGGAAGATCATTCCTTTCGCATTGCAGATCGTAGTGGAAAATGCCATGAAACACAACGTGGTATCGGCCGCCAAGCCACTGAATGTAAAGATAGAAGTGGTGCAGGACAAGATCGTGGTCACCAATAACCTGCAACGTAAATTACATGCCGTGCCCTCCACCGGGAAAGGACTGGAAAACATCAAATCCCGCGTCCGGCTGATCCGGGAGGCGGAAGAAGTGGAATCGGTGGTAACGGCGGATCATTTCATCGTATTATTACCCATATTTCCCGCCTCATGA
- a CDS encoding LytTR family DNA-binding domain-containing protein has protein sequence MIKVVIIEDEAPAASKLKTLLGRHTEPVEVLAVLDSVEESAKWFRHFPAPDLIFMDVQLADGLSLEIFRQANLTAPVIFTTAYDQYMLQAFRNNGIEYLLKPLDETELHQALAKYSQLCRPKAEGAGWEDKFQQLLQSMQPAAYKERFLVKSGQQLYYVNTEDLACLYADGKLVFGLDFAGKKHVMEENLTVIEQQLSPKEFYRVSRHLVVHVKSVRRVHPWFSGRLKLDLQPAPGVDLEVSRDRVAGFKEWLGK, from the coding sequence ATGATCAAAGTGGTGATTATAGAAGACGAAGCCCCCGCCGCCAGCAAGCTCAAGACTTTGCTGGGCCGCCATACCGAACCGGTGGAAGTGCTCGCCGTGCTCGATAGTGTGGAGGAATCCGCGAAATGGTTCCGGCACTTTCCCGCGCCGGACCTCATTTTCATGGATGTGCAGCTGGCCGACGGCCTCAGCCTCGAAATCTTCCGGCAAGCCAACCTCACGGCGCCGGTCATTTTCACGACGGCTTATGACCAATATATGTTGCAGGCCTTCCGCAACAACGGCATCGAATATCTCCTCAAGCCACTCGACGAAACCGAGCTGCACCAGGCGCTGGCCAAATACAGCCAGCTTTGCCGGCCCAAAGCCGAAGGAGCGGGGTGGGAGGACAAGTTCCAGCAGCTGCTGCAATCCATGCAGCCGGCGGCTTACAAGGAACGCTTCCTCGTAAAATCGGGGCAGCAGTTGTATTACGTGAACACGGAAGACCTCGCATGTTTGTATGCAGACGGTAAACTCGTGTTCGGGCTTGATTTCGCCGGGAAGAAGCATGTGATGGAAGAGAATCTCACGGTTATCGAGCAACAATTGTCGCCGAAGGAATTTTACCGCGTGAGCCGGCACCTGGTGGTGCATGTGAAGAGCGTGCGGCGGGTGCACCCCTGGTTCAGCGGCCGCCTCAAACTCGATCTGCAACCCGCGCCCGGTGTGGATCTGGAAGTGAGCCGCGACCGGGTGGCCGGGTTCAAGGAGTGGCTGGGCAAATAG
- a CDS encoding TonB-dependent receptor, translating into MKMLLVAALPMALPQLSAAQESSGQVTITGSVKDSTGTPLPGVTVLVAGVSGKGTTTNGDGRFVLDVKPNATLQFTLMGFEAVTVPLAGRNTVDVVLREKVNQLTDVVVTAYGKKQQREAIVGAVTTVNPKDLKIPSSNLTTALAGQVAGMIAYQRSGQPGQDNATFFVRGVTTFGYKQDPLILIDNVELTATDLARLQVDDIASFSILKDASATSLYGARGANGVILVTTKEGKAGKAKINFRFENSISQATKNIEMADPVTYMNLFNEAIMTRDSLGAPRYDQNKINHTINGDNKFVYPAVNWMDELFKKRTNNQRANLSVSGGGEVARYYVAGSYNRDNGILKVSPVNNFNNNVKLDNYQLRSNVNINLTKTTEMVVRLAGNFDEYTGPVTQDASYGTDLYSLVMHTSPVDFPAYYLPDSSTIFEKHILFGNKPLENGLLGTNPYAQLLRGYKNFSRSRMSAQVELTQNLSFITPGLNFRGMVTTNRYSFFDVVRQYNPFYYQVGDYDRKTDKYRLVWLNNKPGEATEYLDFTAGNRVISTFVYLQGVLDYNRTFGDHTISSTLVGTRQQTLNTDGSSLQTSLPYRNLGLAGRATYSYLSRYFLEFNFGYNGSERFSSNNRFGFFPTIGASWVMSNEKMWEGLRDVVTRAKIRASHGLVGNDAIGSQRFFYMSEVNMNSGYGATFGRNNAYGRNGVSIINYENRDVTWETSHQTNIGLELSFFDKLNFIGEIYRQRRTNILQQRTSIPSTSGLEAGISANIGEAMSEGIDLSLDYKQQFGKDAWAAVRGNLTYATNKFVQYEEPKFNEPWRSRIGNSINQIYGFIAERLFVDDAEVANSPRQNFNGYVTRGGDIKYRDVNGDGQITERDMVPIGMPTAPELVYGAGFSVGYKNFDLSAFFQGLGRESFFIDVSDVDRAGSDYLESTMPFVANAQILKAYSENYWSEENQNIYAMMPRLSHTHNYNSAPSPSQGVTIPNTWFMRNGAFLRLKSLEAGYTIPRHITKRYHIENLRIYFNGLNLHTWSAFKLWDPEMAGKGMSYPVQKVFNFGINVNL; encoded by the coding sequence ATGAAGATGCTGCTCGTGGCGGCGCTCCCGATGGCTTTGCCCCAATTGTCGGCCGCACAGGAGAGCAGCGGACAAGTAACCATAACGGGCAGCGTCAAGGATTCCACCGGCACACCGTTGCCGGGCGTGACCGTGCTGGTAGCGGGCGTTTCCGGAAAAGGCACCACCACCAATGGCGACGGCCGCTTTGTACTGGACGTGAAACCCAATGCCACGCTCCAGTTCACGCTCATGGGCTTTGAAGCAGTGACCGTTCCGCTTGCGGGCAGAAACACCGTAGATGTAGTATTGCGGGAAAAAGTCAACCAGCTGACCGACGTGGTCGTTACCGCCTATGGCAAAAAGCAGCAACGCGAAGCAATTGTGGGAGCGGTTACGACCGTCAACCCCAAAGACCTGAAAATCCCTTCCAGCAACCTCACCACGGCGCTGGCAGGGCAGGTGGCCGGGATGATCGCTTACCAGCGCAGCGGCCAGCCGGGCCAGGACAACGCCACCTTCTTCGTTCGTGGTGTAACGACCTTCGGTTACAAGCAAGACCCGCTTATCCTCATCGATAACGTGGAGCTCACGGCCACCGATCTCGCCCGCCTGCAGGTAGACGATATCGCCAGCTTTTCCATCCTGAAAGACGCAAGCGCCACTTCGCTCTACGGCGCCCGCGGCGCCAATGGCGTGATCCTCGTTACCACGAAGGAAGGTAAAGCCGGTAAAGCGAAAATCAATTTCCGGTTCGAGAATTCGATTTCGCAGGCTACAAAGAATATAGAGATGGCCGATCCGGTAACGTACATGAACCTGTTCAACGAAGCGATCATGACGCGGGATTCCCTCGGGGCGCCGCGCTACGATCAAAACAAGATCAATCATACCATCAACGGCGACAACAAATTCGTATACCCGGCGGTAAACTGGATGGATGAACTGTTCAAAAAACGCACGAACAACCAGCGCGCCAACCTCAGCGTGAGCGGTGGCGGCGAAGTAGCCCGGTATTATGTGGCAGGCTCCTACAACCGGGATAACGGTATCCTGAAGGTAAGCCCTGTCAATAATTTCAATAACAACGTAAAGCTGGACAACTACCAGCTCCGCTCCAACGTCAACATCAACCTCACCAAAACAACCGAGATGGTGGTAAGGCTGGCGGGCAACTTCGATGAGTATACCGGTCCGGTTACGCAGGACGCCTCTTACGGCACCGACCTGTATTCGCTGGTGATGCATACCAGCCCGGTGGACTTCCCGGCATATTATCTGCCCGACTCTTCCACCATTTTCGAGAAACATATCCTTTTCGGCAACAAGCCGCTGGAAAACGGACTGCTCGGCACAAACCCTTACGCACAATTGCTGCGTGGGTACAAGAACTTCTCCCGTTCCCGCATGTCGGCGCAGGTGGAGCTGACGCAGAACCTGTCGTTCATCACCCCGGGGCTTAATTTCCGCGGGATGGTGACTACCAACCGCTATTCGTTCTTCGACGTTGTGCGCCAGTACAATCCGTTCTATTACCAGGTTGGCGATTACGACCGAAAAACGGACAAATACCGCCTGGTATGGTTGAACAACAAGCCCGGCGAAGCCACCGAATACCTCGATTTTACGGCGGGCAACCGGGTGATTTCCACGTTCGTGTACCTGCAGGGTGTACTGGATTACAACCGGACATTCGGGGACCATACGATCAGCAGTACGCTCGTGGGCACCCGTCAGCAGACGCTGAACACCGATGGTTCCTCCCTGCAGACGTCGCTGCCTTACCGCAACCTGGGCCTCGCGGGCCGTGCCACATATTCTTACCTGAGCCGTTACTTCCTGGAGTTCAACTTCGGGTACAACGGCAGTGAGCGGTTTTCTTCCAATAACCGTTTTGGGTTCTTCCCCACGATCGGGGCATCCTGGGTGATGTCTAACGAAAAGATGTGGGAAGGCTTGCGCGATGTGGTGACGAGAGCGAAGATCCGCGCGAGCCACGGGCTCGTAGGGAACGACGCCATTGGCAGCCAGCGTTTCTTCTATATGTCTGAAGTAAATATGAACTCCGGCTACGGGGCCACTTTCGGCAGGAACAACGCTTACGGCCGCAACGGTGTTTCCATCATCAATTACGAAAACCGCGATGTGACCTGGGAAACCTCGCACCAGACAAACATCGGCCTGGAGCTGTCGTTCTTCGACAAACTGAATTTCATCGGTGAAATCTATCGCCAGCGCCGGACCAATATCCTGCAGCAACGTACTTCCATCCCGAGCACTTCCGGTCTGGAAGCGGGCATCAGCGCCAACATCGGTGAAGCCATGTCGGAGGGGATCGACCTGTCGCTGGATTACAAGCAGCAATTCGGGAAAGACGCCTGGGCTGCCGTTCGCGGTAACCTGACGTATGCTACCAATAAATTCGTGCAATACGAAGAGCCTAAGTTCAATGAGCCCTGGCGCTCGCGCATCGGCAATTCCATCAACCAGATATATGGCTTCATCGCGGAAAGACTTTTCGTGGACGATGCCGAAGTGGCTAATTCGCCTCGCCAGAATTTCAATGGCTACGTGACCCGCGGTGGTGATATCAAATACCGCGACGTGAACGGCGACGGGCAGATCACCGAACGTGACATGGTGCCCATCGGCATGCCCACCGCGCCGGAGCTTGTGTATGGCGCCGGTTTCTCGGTAGGGTATAAGAACTTCGACCTGTCGGCCTTCTTCCAGGGGCTGGGCCGGGAGTCTTTCTTCATCGACGTGTCCGACGTGGACAGGGCCGGCAGCGATTACCTCGAAAGCACGATGCCTTTCGTGGCGAATGCGCAAATCCTGAAAGCTTATTCGGAGAATTACTGGTCCGAAGAGAACCAGAACATCTACGCCATGATGCCCCGTTTATCCCATACGCACAATTACAACTCGGCGCCCTCGCCTTCGCAGGGGGTAACGATCCCCAATACCTGGTTTATGCGCAACGGGGCTTTCCTCCGCCTTAAAAGCCTGGAAGCCGGTTATACCATCCCGCGACATATCACCAAACGGTACCACATCGAGAACTTAAGGATCTATTTCAACGGGCTGAACCTGCACACCTGGAGCGCCTTTAAGCTGTGGGATCCTGAAATGGCCGGTAAAGGCATGTCTTACCCGGTTCAGAAAGTCTTCAACTTCGGTATCAACGTCAACCTGTAG
- a CDS encoding TlpA disulfide reductase family protein: protein MKSIQILPAVLLLPALVHAQTKYTVKGKVGKHNEPVKSYLVYTVDGDQKRDSAFLKNGEFSFSGTVPGITKATILFSYGPDAPRSSNEQLKIYLEPGTVTIKSADSLKNASVKGGIHTNDQVALDALLKPVGERNKALMARYYASSQEQKKDSVWMSAIMAESKQINDDEEAILKKFAESHTKSAAGLEALKAMAGSVPDYATIQPMFAKLAPAVQSSPDGKAYAEMLEKVKAVSIGAIAPDFTQNDPEGNPIALSSFRGKYVLIDFWASWCGPCRAENPHVVKAYNEYKDKNFTILGVSLDQPTAKDKWLKAIADDGLTWPQVSDLKFWKNEAAALYAVRAIPQNFLLDPQGKIIAKNLRGDALAAKLAEVIK from the coding sequence ATGAAATCAATCCAGATCCTGCCTGCAGTGCTCCTCCTGCCGGCGCTCGTACATGCCCAGACGAAATACACCGTGAAGGGTAAAGTAGGCAAGCACAACGAACCCGTTAAATCTTACCTCGTTTATACCGTAGACGGCGACCAGAAGCGCGATTCCGCTTTCCTGAAAAACGGCGAGTTCTCCTTCTCCGGCACCGTTCCCGGCATCACCAAAGCCACGATCCTGTTCAGCTACGGCCCCGACGCGCCGCGTTCCTCCAACGAACAGCTGAAAATCTACCTGGAACCCGGCACCGTTACTATTAAAAGCGCCGACTCCCTGAAGAATGCTTCCGTGAAAGGCGGTATCCACACCAACGACCAGGTAGCACTCGACGCCTTGCTGAAACCCGTTGGCGAGCGTAACAAAGCCCTCATGGCCCGTTACTACGCATCTTCCCAGGAGCAGAAAAAAGACTCCGTTTGGATGTCCGCCATCATGGCCGAAAGCAAGCAAATCAACGACGACGAAGAAGCGATCCTGAAAAAATTCGCTGAATCGCATACCAAATCCGCAGCCGGCCTCGAAGCCCTCAAAGCAATGGCAGGCTCCGTTCCCGACTACGCCACCATCCAGCCCATGTTCGCCAAACTGGCGCCGGCAGTACAGTCCAGCCCGGACGGTAAAGCTTACGCCGAAATGCTGGAAAAAGTGAAAGCCGTTTCCATCGGCGCCATCGCACCCGATTTCACGCAGAACGATCCCGAAGGCAACCCCATCGCCCTCTCCTCTTTCCGCGGCAAATATGTGCTGATCGATTTCTGGGCTTCCTGGTGCGGCCCCTGCCGTGCAGAAAACCCGCACGTAGTGAAAGCGTACAACGAGTATAAAGACAAAAACTTCACCATCCTCGGTGTTTCCCTCGACCAGCCCACGGCCAAAGACAAATGGCTGAAAGCGATCGCAGACGACGGCCTCACCTGGCCGCAGGTGTCTGACCTGAAGTTCTGGAAAAATGAAGCGGCCGCACTCTACGCTGTGCGCGCCATCCCGCAGAACTTCCTGCTCGACCCGCAGGGTAAGATCATCGCCAAAAACCTCCGTGGCGATGCACTCGCCGCCAAACTGGCCGAAGTGATCAAATAA
- a CDS encoding DUF5000 domain-containing lipoprotein — protein sequence MQSSQTKIFALLGLIGLATAWGGCFKDEAYNEPTDKDGAKPGPVTNVQVTNHNGAATITYTLPNSSNLLYVRAKYKTNDVATRQTQVSYYTNKVEVSGFAEKKEYEVILTTVSRAEVESEPVIVKVNPETPVHRLVMPTVRIAPDFGGVFIGAENAIREKIGVIVITKDKNDEFKPIESRYTTNEQIGFSVRGYENEPREFGVYIVDRWGNSSDTLFETITPLFEELLDKNKFADMSVPGDEPSDYQWYMNYLWDGNTDPNSTGFHTTTIGALPKHITFDMGASYHLSRFKTWQRGGGWYDFSHGNPKRWRVWGTDERPAADGSFNGWTLLGEFEAPAKPSGRPPYDNTAEDVAFGRNGFEFNIPAGSPRVRYIRFQVLETWSNTNFWHMIEISFWGQQ from the coding sequence ATGCAATCTTCACAAACCAAAATATTCGCGTTGCTGGGCCTGATTGGCCTGGCAACCGCATGGGGCGGCTGTTTCAAAGACGAAGCCTACAACGAGCCCACCGATAAGGACGGCGCGAAACCTGGCCCGGTCACTAATGTGCAGGTAACCAACCACAACGGCGCGGCTACCATCACCTATACACTGCCGAACTCCTCCAACCTGCTGTACGTAAGGGCGAAGTATAAAACCAACGATGTTGCGACGCGGCAAACGCAGGTTTCCTATTACACGAATAAAGTGGAAGTGAGCGGCTTCGCCGAGAAGAAAGAATATGAAGTGATCCTCACCACGGTTTCCCGCGCTGAAGTGGAATCCGAGCCCGTGATCGTGAAAGTGAATCCTGAAACACCGGTGCACCGGCTGGTAATGCCCACCGTACGGATCGCGCCCGATTTCGGCGGCGTCTTTATCGGTGCGGAAAATGCTATCCGGGAAAAGATCGGCGTGATCGTGATCACCAAAGACAAGAACGATGAATTCAAGCCCATTGAAAGCCGGTATACCACCAACGAGCAGATCGGTTTCAGTGTGCGCGGCTACGAAAACGAGCCCCGCGAATTCGGTGTCTATATCGTTGACCGCTGGGGTAACAGCTCCGACACGCTGTTCGAAACGATCACCCCGCTGTTCGAAGAACTGCTCGACAAAAACAAGTTTGCGGACATGAGCGTGCCCGGCGACGAACCATCCGATTACCAATGGTACATGAACTACCTCTGGGACGGTAACACCGATCCCAACAGCACCGGTTTCCACACCACCACCATAGGCGCCCTGCCCAAGCACATCACGTTCGACATGGGCGCCAGCTACCACCTCAGCCGTTTTAAAACCTGGCAGCGCGGCGGTGGATGGTACGACTTCTCCCATGGCAACCCGAAAAGATGGCGCGTATGGGGCACCGACGAAAGGCCCGCTGCAGACGGCAGCTTCAACGGCTGGACGCTCCTTGGCGAATTCGAAGCGCCCGCCAAGCCTTCCGGAAGACCGCCCTACGACAACACGGCGGAAGACGTGGCCTTCGGCCGCAACGGATTCGAGTTCAACATCCCGGCGGGATCGCCCAGGGTACGGTATATCCGTTTCCAGGTCCTGGAAACGTGGTCCAATACCAACTTCTGGCATATGATCGAAATCTCTTTCTGGGGGCAACAATAA